The window CGTGAACTTTTTCGACTTCAAATCTCAACCAATTGCTGCGAAAACCTGCGCGCCATTTGCCATCCGTGGTTGTCATCAGATGAATCAGCGCACGCCAATGGTCAAGATCCTTGGCCGTCTCGCCCGGCGCCGTGTGCACTCCAGCACACATCGCTATCGGGGAAGGATTGCCCTTGTGCCCATCTGCATGGCCCATCTCGCCGGCAAGCGAAGAAAGTTCCTGTAGGATATCCGGCGGCACAGTCTGCGCGAGACGCGTAAGCCCCGCACACACTGCCTCTTCGAGCGCTCGCTCCAGCTTTGGCAACACCGTTCCGTCAAGGAACTTGTCATCCAACTCCTGCTTCGCCAGCGGCACCAATTCACCCCACTGATTACGAAGCGGCAACATCTCCATTAACAGTCTCTCGCAGTCCGCAAGGCTTCCATCACGATGCAACATCAGCGTCCGCAGTGCTTCATCCAACGCATCATCAGGCCCCCCAAGTTGCATTAGCGTCCGTCGTGCCGCCTCACGATACATTGGAGCTGCATCCTCCACTGGCTTCTGCCCGCCGCCACTCCCCGACAGCACAGGCAGCGACTGGGCGATCTCCATACAAAGAGAGTCGATGGTGCGGATTCTCAACCTTCGCGGGTGTTCCAATAAATTCCAACCGAACATTTTGTCGCGTTGCAAGACTGCGTTGGCTAATGCTCGTGTTTGGCGATCAAAAGTCGAATCGCTCTTTATCGGTTTGTCGTATGCAGCGCTCTCCAACTGCGCACTCACGCGCTCTCGCATCTCGGCTGTCGCTTTCACCGTGAATGTGATTGCCAGTACTTGTGTGGGGTCGTCGACGCTATCATCTGCCAGGAGCTTGAGGTAACGCTGAATTAACAGCCCGGTCTTTCCCGATCCGGCTGGGGCCTCTACGATCCATGAGTGCCGTACATCGAGCGCGCGTTCCCGATCGTGCCAGTCTGGTGGTCGTTCGTCTTTCGCATCCGGCACATGTTCGACCTTGGGAACAATGAAGAGATCAGCCAAAGATCACCTCACCCTCAGAGCTTTCGTCCCCTTCTTCGGCATCATCAAATAGCGACGTATCGAGACGGCACAATAACCTCTGGCCACAGTACTGACACGTCTTTGGATACATCTTTGGGCTCACTCGCGCGTCCCCAGAGTGGAACTCTTCCGCCAACTCTTCGAGTACGGTCCTCCATTGCTCTACCTGTGCTGCCAGAGTCGGTGCCTCCTTCAATTGTGCAGGCTTACCAGGGAGAATGCCATCGTTGACAGCGTATCCCTTCATCTCACGGTCCACACCTGCCCGCACCAGTCCGAATGCCACACCCTGAAGCTGGTCTGGTTGAGAGAGAATCGCGTAGAGCGGCAGCTGCGGCGCGTCCGGCCTTGCCGTAAGCCAATCATTTGGGGACGCAGTACCTGTTTTGTAGTCGATCAGTACCTCGCCCCCTTCGACCTTATCGACTCGATCCATGCGCACATTCAGCCGTAGCGGACCTACTCGAACATCTTTAAACTCCTTCTCGCTTAGCTGGACTTCGAATGGCAACTTGCGCTCCAACTCCAGATCCAGCCATCCGGACAGCAACGTGAGCAACCTCGCCTGCTGAACCTTCAGATATGCGAAATCCCAATTCGTTACGCTTGCCTCCAACGTTTTATTCAGTCCTTGAGCGATGCACCGCGTCAACACCTCAATCCGTTGCTGTGTTGTCATGGTCCTCAAAGCATCCTGAGTCTTCACTTCGTCCCAAAAGATCTCAAGCACTTTATGCACTGCCGTGCCGCTCTCTCTTGCGTCCATTCCCGGCTCGATCGATTCAAGATCAGTCGCCCATAAACGCTGCTCAGCAAATGCACGGAACCCACATGCCGCCTGGAGCTCCAGAATTCTCGCTCCTCCTCGAATGACACGGTCCGGCAAGGGATGTATCGGTGCAATGTCTTCGATCTCCTCAACCGCAGTTATCATCGGCGTGGCTTCGGGCTCGACGATATCGGCGGTCTCAACCCCGACGAGCCTAAGTTCTGCGAGCATAGGAGAAGGTCGTTGGCTTCCTTCTGCGGCCACCTTCGCGTAACTGAATACCACTATCTCAGCAGATCCAGCTATTCGCTCTGTCATCCTTCGCACAAATGCGTCGTCGCGAGCAACATCTGTTCCTGGCATTCCTAACTCCCGTTGCAGGTGCCAAGGCAGCAGGGAATTACTCGTGCCTACAATCGGCCAATTCAGTTCGCCCGCGTGCAAAAACCAGACGGCGTCGAAGGTTCCACCTGCAGCTTCAAGCGGCCCCATGATCTGTACGGGGGCATCGCGTGACTCGGGTGCAAACATGGTGTTGCGCGCAATCGCTACTAGCTCCGCCAGTGCGTGGTCCAGATCGATGGACACACCATCGAAGTCCAGAGTTGCGAACTCATCAAGCGCACTCTCCCATTTGCGGCGTATCTGGAACTCGAAGCTGGTCTCTGATGAATCTGCACCCCACGCTGCGGAGTTCAATAACTCCCGCATTCGTTCAGCCCATTCCGAGTGGGTGCGCGCGTCAAACCCTCGCAGTCTGTTAACTACTGTGCGGATCGACCGTAACGTTGAGATCAGCAGTGGTAATCGTCCCTTCCACTTTGAGCGTTCTGCCAGAGCAATCAACTCATCCAGCGAAATCTCCGGGCGCAGCATTCGTGCTTTACGCAACTCAAACGCATCGAACTCTGCTCGAGTTCCTCGTTCGGAGCTCCTCATCGCAAAGTAGCGAGACAGCAATAGCCGGCTTACCCTCTCCAACGGAAGCGGCTCGCTCGTCCATTGCAACAGGTCGAAGGCTATCGCGACCATCGGCATCTCCGCGAGTGGCATTCCGGTCGAAAACTCATACGGCCCTGTCTGGCTGCCAATTCGAATATTCTGCAACTCGGGAGCTAGCACGTCGCGAAACACACGATCGA is drawn from Edaphobacter lichenicola and contains these coding sequences:
- a CDS encoding PD-(D/E)XK nuclease family protein, whose product is MEEYNRGMDGRELLPGEIVAALERGAIVVTGNQRAARTLRRGFDRRNRTLGLKNWQPPMIMAWDAWMTGLWHGLVIDGHATQMLLNRTQEHALWRTVLEADEDLASLRTVDSLATVAAEAWRLICNYDGRQKLRGAIGNSDTRSFQRWARMFERRCQVEGFITQAQLETTLHDAIRNGLIVLPPNGVTLVGFDGMTPAQKKLVDVLRSASVAVEELQLSVDAARRNLVGVEDEEQEFSVAARWTRRFLEAQPHGRVAIIVPGLERERKEIDRVFRDVLAPELQNIRIGSQTGPYEFSTGMPLAEMPMVAIAFDLLQWTSEPLPLERVSRLLLSRYFAMRSSERGTRAEFDAFELRKARMLRPEISLDELIALAERSKWKGRLPLLISTLRSIRTVVNRLRGFDARTHSEWAERMRELLNSAAWGADSSETSFEFQIRRKWESALDEFATLDFDGVSIDLDHALAELVAIARNTMFAPESRDAPVQIMGPLEAAGGTFDAVWFLHAGELNWPIVGTSNSLLPWHLQRELGMPGTDVARDDAFVRRMTERIAGSAEIVVFSYAKVAAEGSQRPSPMLAELRLVGVETADIVEPEATPMITAVEEIEDIAPIHPLPDRVIRGGARILELQAACGFRAFAEQRLWATDLESIEPGMDARESGTAVHKVLEIFWDEVKTQDALRTMTTQQRIEVLTRCIAQGLNKTLEASVTNWDFAYLKVQQARLLTLLSGWLDLELERKLPFEVQLSEKEFKDVRVGPLRLNVRMDRVDKVEGGEVLIDYKTGTASPNDWLTARPDAPQLPLYAILSQPDQLQGVAFGLVRAGVDREMKGYAVNDGILPGKPAQLKEAPTLAAQVEQWRTVLEELAEEFHSGDARVSPKMYPKTCQYCGQRLLCRLDTSLFDDAEEGDESSEGEVIFG